Proteins encoded in a region of the Moritella marina ATCC 15381 genome:
- the glnA gene encoding glutamate--ammonia ligase, which yields MSAESVLALIKEQDVKFVDLRFTDTKGKEQHVSLPHHQINAGFFEEGKMFDGSSIQGWKGIDESDMVLMPDPATAVLDPFTEATTLNLRCDVLEPATMQGYSRDPRSVAKRALAYLRSTGIADDVFFGPEPEFFLFDDVKYKTDMSGSMYKIDAEEASWNSDKEYEGGNMGHRPGVKGGYFPVSPVDSAQDIRSAMCLVMEEMGLTVEAHHHEVATAGQNEIAALFNSIVEKADEVQITKYVIHNVAHAYGKTATFMPKPLVGDNGSGMHCHQSLQKNGENIFAGDQYGGLSETALYYIGGIIKHAKAINAFANPATNSYKRLVPGFEAPVMLAYSARNRSASIRIPIVPSAKATRIEVRFPDPAANPYLAFSAMLMAGIDGIKNRIHPGDAMDKDLYDLPPEEAAEIPQVAASLEEALSALDTDREFLIAGDVMAHDTIDAYIELKAEEVERLNMTTHPVEFEMYYSV from the coding sequence ATGTCAGCAGAAAGCGTATTAGCTCTAATTAAAGAACAAGACGTTAAATTTGTAGATTTACGTTTTACAGATACTAAAGGTAAAGAGCAGCACGTTTCTCTACCACATCATCAAATTAATGCTGGCTTCTTTGAAGAAGGCAAAATGTTTGATGGTTCATCTATTCAAGGTTGGAAAGGCATCGACGAATCAGATATGGTGCTAATGCCAGATCCGGCAACCGCTGTACTTGACCCGTTCACAGAAGCAACAACACTGAATCTACGTTGTGACGTACTAGAACCTGCAACAATGCAAGGTTATAGCCGTGACCCACGTTCAGTTGCTAAACGTGCGCTTGCATACTTACGTTCAACTGGTATCGCAGATGACGTATTCTTCGGTCCAGAACCTGAATTTTTCCTATTTGATGATGTTAAGTACAAAACTGACATGTCAGGTAGTATGTACAAAATTGACGCTGAAGAAGCTTCTTGGAACTCTGATAAAGAGTACGAAGGCGGCAACATGGGTCACCGTCCAGGCGTTAAAGGTGGTTACTTCCCAGTATCACCAGTTGACTCAGCACAAGACATCCGTAGCGCTATGTGCTTAGTAATGGAAGAAATGGGCTTAACAGTTGAAGCACATCACCATGAAGTAGCAACAGCAGGTCAAAATGAAATCGCAGCACTATTCAACTCTATCGTTGAAAAAGCTGATGAAGTGCAAATCACTAAATACGTTATCCATAATGTTGCGCACGCTTACGGCAAAACAGCAACATTCATGCCGAAGCCATTAGTTGGCGATAACGGTTCAGGTATGCATTGTCACCAATCACTACAGAAAAATGGCGAAAACATTTTTGCTGGTGATCAGTATGGCGGTCTATCTGAAACGGCACTTTATTACATCGGTGGCATCATCAAACATGCTAAAGCAATTAACGCATTTGCTAACCCTGCAACTAACTCGTACAAACGTCTAGTTCCTGGTTTTGAAGCACCGGTAATGCTTGCTTACTCAGCACGTAACCGTTCAGCATCTATCCGTATCCCAATCGTACCGTCAGCAAAAGCGACACGTATTGAAGTACGTTTCCCAGATCCAGCGGCAAACCCATACCTTGCATTCTCAGCAATGTTAATGGCAGGTATCGACGGTATTAAAAACCGTATTCACCCAGGTGATGCAATGGATAAAGATCTATATGACCTGCCTCCAGAAGAAGCAGCTGAGATCCCACAAGTTGCAGCATCACTAGAAGAAGCGCTATCTGCACTAGATACAGATCGTGAATTCTTAATTGCTGGCGATGTTATGGCACACGATACTATCGATGCATACATTGAGCTTAAAGCTGAAGAAGTTGAAAGACTAAACATGACAACTCACCCAGTTGAGTTTGAAATGTACTACAGCGTATAA
- a CDS encoding DUF4124 domain-containing protein, protein MQHVILLILLLTSYTSVAAIYQWTDEQGVTHFSDDESKPESATKINVKLTPPSIGSLTQSRTPEASTAAPTMPDTPLTPMTISINSPTDQQTLRSNNGEIVVSAALSQTLNYGLNIRLLIDGQIHSEQVDSQFTINHIPIGTHKLQLQVINNLGKVIASSELITVYLHRFKAN, encoded by the coding sequence ATGCAGCACGTTATATTATTAATATTATTACTCACAAGCTACACCAGTGTCGCCGCTATTTATCAATGGACTGATGAACAAGGCGTTACCCACTTTTCGGATGACGAAAGTAAACCTGAATCAGCCACCAAAATTAACGTCAAACTCACACCGCCGTCGATAGGTTCACTAACTCAGTCACGCACACCTGAAGCAAGTACGGCAGCACCGACCATGCCAGATACGCCTTTAACGCCCATGACTATAAGTATCAACAGTCCTACCGATCAACAAACCTTACGCAGTAATAATGGTGAGATTGTCGTATCAGCAGCACTCAGCCAAACGCTGAACTACGGTTTAAATATTCGCTTATTAATTGATGGTCAGATCCATAGCGAGCAAGTTGATAGCCAATTTACTATCAATCATATTCCTATTGGCACACATAAATTACAGTTACAAGTAATTAACAACTTAGGCAAGGTAATTGCATCATCTGAACTAATTACTGTTTATTTACATCGTTTTAAAGCTAATTAA
- the glnL gene encoding nitrogen regulation protein NR(II) → MIMIPETQQSLLNNLVSSVFVLDNDLHIKYLNPAGEQLLGSSASRVKDMKITDVIEYTTLDLSLLASTIKTGQGFTDNEVSLVIDDRQLLVEISATLTNFGADTCILIEARQIDLQKKISQELYQHVQQQAAQELVRGLAHEIKNPLGGLRGAAQLLEKELPTAELKEFTGIIIEQADRLRALVDRLLGPQKPGKQTILNIHSVIEKVKQLVEFDLPLGITIERDYDPSIPDFEMEPDLLQQALLNIISNAIQILKQSGSIKIITRTAHQVNIQGQKYRLSAEIKIIDNGPGIPEHIRDTLFYPMVTARQGGTGLGLSIAQNLVKQHKGKIECNSWPGHTEFAIYLPLRK, encoded by the coding sequence ATGATCATGATCCCCGAAACACAGCAATCATTGCTCAACAATTTAGTTTCTTCGGTTTTCGTGCTCGATAATGATCTGCATATAAAATATCTCAATCCAGCAGGCGAACAGTTATTGGGATCAAGTGCTAGCCGTGTAAAAGACATGAAAATAACCGATGTTATTGAATACACAACGCTCGACTTGTCATTACTGGCAAGCACGATTAAAACAGGTCAAGGCTTTACCGATAATGAAGTGTCCTTGGTGATTGATGATCGCCAACTATTAGTGGAAATATCGGCAACGCTAACTAACTTTGGTGCTGATACCTGTATTTTGATTGAAGCAAGGCAAATCGATTTACAAAAAAAAATCAGCCAAGAGCTTTATCAGCACGTACAACAGCAAGCGGCGCAAGAACTAGTGCGTGGCTTAGCACACGAGATTAAAAACCCGCTAGGTGGCTTACGTGGCGCAGCGCAATTACTAGAAAAAGAACTGCCAACAGCAGAGTTAAAAGAGTTCACCGGCATTATCATTGAACAAGCTGATCGTTTACGTGCACTCGTAGACCGTTTATTAGGGCCACAGAAACCCGGTAAGCAAACTATTTTAAACATTCACTCTGTCATTGAAAAAGTAAAACAACTCGTCGAATTTGATTTACCGCTAGGCATTACTATCGAACGCGATTACGACCCTTCGATCCCTGATTTTGAGATGGAGCCGGATTTATTACAACAAGCACTACTGAATATTATTAGTAATGCAATTCAAATTCTAAAACAATCCGGTAGTATCAAAATTATTACTCGAACGGCGCATCAAGTGAATATTCAAGGACAGAAATATCGCCTGAGCGCTGAAATTAAGATCATTGATAATGGCCCAGGTATCCCTGAACATATCAGAGACACCTTATTCTATCCGATGGTCACCGCTAGACAAGGTGGCACCGGTCTTGGTCTATCTATTGCACAAAACCTCGTGAAACAGCATAAAGGTAAAATTGAATGTAATAGCTGGCCAGGACACACCGAATTTGCCATCTATCTGCCATTAAGAAAATAA
- the glnG gene encoding nitrogen regulation protein NR(I), producing MTTATVWIVDDDSSIRWVLDKALKSEAFNTLAFAEPQALLSKLEFEQPDIIISDIRMPEMTGLELMDKIHTIHPDLPIIIMTAHSDLDSAVNAYQAGAFEYLPKPFDIDEAVSLAIRAVTHAREQSKHRRRNNKVAPVTEMIGEAPAMQEVFRAIGRLSRSSISVLINGESGTGKELVAQALHKHSPRVNNEFIALNMAAIPKDLIESELFGHEKGAFTGAANVRNGRFEQANGGTLFLDEIGDMPIDIQTRLLRVLSDGQFYRVGGHSPVSVDVRIIAATHQNLEQKVADGSFREDLFHRLNVIRIHIPSLNERREDIPKLANHFLIRAGKELSVETKILSKEAQTYLANHHWSGNVRQLENICRWLTVMASGQEIFIDDLPPEITNEQPVKSNNNGAEFGDWRSQLKTWTAQQLASGQSDILAEAMPDFERIMLQTALEYTQGHKQDAAKLLGWGRNTLTRKLKELDIN from the coding sequence ATGACAACAGCAACAGTTTGGATTGTCGATGACGATAGTTCTATCCGCTGGGTACTTGATAAAGCACTAAAATCTGAAGCGTTTAATACCCTTGCATTTGCAGAACCACAGGCTTTATTAAGTAAATTAGAATTCGAACAACCCGATATTATTATTTCTGACATTCGTATGCCGGAAATGACGGGGTTAGAGTTGATGGATAAAATCCACACTATCCACCCAGATCTACCGATCATTATCATGACCGCTCATTCCGATCTCGATAGCGCTGTGAACGCATATCAGGCTGGTGCATTCGAATACTTACCAAAGCCATTTGATATCGATGAAGCAGTCTCTTTAGCGATACGTGCAGTCACCCATGCCAGGGAACAGTCAAAGCATCGTCGAAGGAATAATAAAGTTGCTCCCGTGACTGAAATGATTGGCGAAGCGCCTGCCATGCAGGAAGTCTTCCGTGCGATTGGACGCTTATCTCGTTCATCAATCAGTGTATTGATTAATGGTGAATCAGGTACAGGTAAAGAACTCGTCGCCCAGGCATTACACAAGCATAGCCCGCGGGTAAATAATGAGTTTATCGCCTTGAATATGGCTGCCATCCCAAAAGACTTAATTGAATCAGAATTGTTTGGTCATGAAAAAGGGGCTTTTACCGGTGCCGCAAACGTCCGTAATGGGCGATTTGAACAAGCTAATGGCGGCACCCTATTTTTAGATGAGATTGGTGATATGCCGATCGATATTCAAACTCGGCTATTACGGGTACTATCCGATGGCCAGTTTTATCGTGTCGGTGGCCATTCACCAGTGAGTGTTGATGTGCGTATCATTGCCGCAACCCATCAGAACTTAGAACAAAAAGTCGCTGATGGTAGTTTCCGTGAAGATTTATTTCATCGCTTAAACGTGATCCGAATTCACATCCCTTCTCTGAATGAGCGTCGTGAAGATATCCCTAAATTAGCCAATCATTTTTTAATTAGAGCGGGTAAAGAATTAAGCGTCGAGACCAAGATTCTCAGCAAGGAAGCCCAAACTTACTTAGCCAATCATCATTGGTCTGGTAATGTGCGTCAACTTGAAAATATTTGCCGTTGGTTAACAGTAATGGCCAGTGGCCAAGAAATTTTCATTGATGATTTGCCACCCGAGATCACCAATGAACAGCCCGTAAAATCAAATAACAATGGCGCAGAGTTTGGCGATTGGCGTAGTCAATTAAAGACCTGGACAGCGCAACAATTAGCATCAGGACAAAGCGATATTCTTGCAGAGGCCATGCCCGATTTTGAACGTATTATGCTGCAAACAGCATTAGAATATACCCAAGGGCATAAGCAAGATGCAGCAAAACTATTAGGCTGGGGTCGTAATACTCTGACGCGAAAATTAAAAGAACTGGATATTAATTAA
- a CDS encoding response regulator transcription factor, whose amino-acid sequence MKVLIVDDNYNIAETIADYLGLAGITVDFSYNGKALLSYLDGRICERMQWLTMMAYFG is encoded by the coding sequence ATGAAAGTATTAATTGTTGATGATAATTATAATATAGCAGAGACTATCGCTGATTACTTAGGCTTAGCAGGCATCACGGTAGACTTTTCTTATAACGGCAAAGCGTTATTGAGTTACTTGGATGGGCGGATATGTGAACGGATGCAGTGGTTGACGATGATGGCATATTTCGGGTGA
- a CDS encoding DUF5666 domain-containing protein, whose translation MKKLFLATAISASLMACNSDDSNPSGSEPTPQGVAGTIELIDVDTNEITVNGHRYNADIIAYNGTLLALNQLQKNMSVNIMTSDQDGTQVRLNPTIVGVVSNVNHTANTFTINGVVLTFPELSDDIDNGDWVMVSSLPAADGGYTVLSVVEFDDVNLIGQAEIEGLISALTGTHFQLANTIAVDYSNAVIDDNDTLRNGQWVEVKGTYNNNIFDATEIDVEDYEDLGDDSEVEGIITWVANDKTSFELNSRGRFLINNQTKFDDGNLNNLTAGQMVEVDSVKQGDNRLATEIEFDEQDNDDWELFEFEFDGIVSDVTRTAGIVTSFKMNGQTPQVIQTDAKTVYDEFNQVNFVDGIDVEVEGVIINGDFVAREIEIND comes from the coding sequence ATGAAAAAATTATTTTTAGCTACCGCTATTTCAGCATCGTTAATGGCTTGTAATAGTGATGATAGCAACCCATCCGGCTCTGAGCCAACGCCACAAGGTGTAGCAGGCACGATTGAGTTAATCGATGTAGATACCAATGAGATAACCGTTAATGGTCATCGCTACAATGCTGATATCATTGCTTATAACGGTACTCTGCTGGCGCTAAATCAGCTGCAGAAAAACATGTCCGTTAATATAATGACAAGTGACCAAGATGGTACTCAAGTTAGGTTAAATCCAACCATTGTCGGTGTTGTAAGTAACGTAAACCATACTGCAAATACCTTTACAATTAATGGTGTTGTACTCACTTTCCCTGAGCTATCTGATGATATTGATAATGGAGACTGGGTAATGGTGTCTTCTCTTCCAGCTGCTGATGGCGGTTATACCGTACTTTCAGTCGTTGAATTTGATGATGTTAACTTAATCGGTCAGGCTGAAATTGAAGGACTAATTTCAGCCTTAACAGGCACTCACTTTCAACTCGCAAATACGATCGCAGTCGATTATAGCAATGCTGTCATTGATGATAACGACACGCTCAGAAATGGTCAGTGGGTTGAAGTCAAAGGTACATACAATAATAATATATTCGACGCGACTGAAATTGACGTAGAAGATTATGAGGATTTAGGTGATGACAGTGAAGTGGAAGGTATCATTACTTGGGTTGCCAACGACAAAACGAGCTTTGAATTAAACTCTCGAGGTCGTTTCTTGATAAACAACCAAACTAAATTTGATGACGGTAACCTCAATAACTTAACAGCAGGGCAAATGGTTGAAGTTGATTCCGTTAAGCAAGGCGATAACCGCTTAGCAACAGAAATTGAGTTTGATGAACAAGATAATGATGACTGGGAGCTGTTTGAATTTGAGTTCGACGGTATCGTGAGTGATGTAACACGAACAGCAGGCATAGTGACATCATTTAAAATGAATGGCCAAACACCTCAGGTAATACAAACAGATGCTAAAACGGTTTACGACGAATTTAATCAAGTTAATTTTGTTGATGGCATCGATGTTGAAGTGGAAGGCGTGATCATTAATGGTGATTTCGTCGCTCGTGAAATCGAGATCAATGACTAA
- a CDS encoding PilZ domain-containing protein gives MPKKVSDILSQDELNLLQEVIDNQVEHGSNDISMSDISKQLLNVLAQSSDIMLVAQREQEEYRFPLYLLDDELKELGQPDIIDHKGGGGRYWRFSAPKGLKIFDHKGDVLLGVVSNISTSGLFMQCSALQFTSSGINLTEGANLRFYLKIPQRGFHLVDATVVRVEIEKNNIKGLALKFNINDELTLILHDYIIEQHDSLYDLE, from the coding sequence GCGATATACTAAGCCAAGACGAGCTTAATTTATTACAGGAAGTCATCGATAACCAAGTAGAACATGGCAGCAATGATATTTCCATGTCTGATATATCGAAACAACTGCTTAATGTCTTAGCACAATCGAGTGATATTATGCTTGTGGCCCAGCGTGAGCAAGAGGAGTATCGTTTCCCGCTTTATTTACTTGATGATGAACTAAAGGAATTAGGTCAGCCAGATATTATTGATCATAAAGGTGGCGGTGGTCGTTATTGGCGTTTTTCAGCACCGAAAGGACTGAAGATTTTCGATCATAAAGGTGATGTGCTATTAGGTGTTGTCAGTAATATTTCCACCTCGGGGTTATTCATGCAGTGTAGTGCGCTGCAATTTACATCGTCAGGAATTAATCTTACAGAAGGGGCTAATCTCCGCTTTTATCTGAAGATCCCGCAGCGTGGTTTCCACTTAGTGGATGCAACGGTGGTCAGGGTTGAAATTGAGAAGAATAATATTAAAGGACTAGCGTTAAAATTTAATATTAACGATGAACTAACGTTAATATTACATGATTATATTATTGAACAGCACGATTCTTTGTATGATTTAGAGTAG